A window from bacterium encodes these proteins:
- a CDS encoding site-specific DNA-methyltransferase has product MVNLSFIKAEKNWSFADVNRKETLYATHGYHRYPAKFIPQLVRKIIIRYSNPGDIVLDSFGGCGTTLVESKLSGRESIGLDVNEVAVLIAKAKTIGIAPQFLDERNTLLLERIANKNDTTNYFKNANKRLQYWFKPKEFNKLKIIYDCIQKEPNNRTKLFYNCCFSNILKKCSIWYSRSIKPMRDYSKKIAEPVFAFTKHLDYMTRRNKEYVELLQVKKVENVSCDMKKGDARKINLPDGYVDLIVTSPPYVTSYEYAELHQLSILWFNFADDIKDIKKDFVGTSSRQRAKRNINSTLAEETIEKLSKTNKKLAKHVSNYYYDLSRCYGEMYRVLKKDKYVCIIMGDTEYGKIKIPNAEVTIELLKNIGFEFKKVIKRKLSSKIFTPYRDKSGKFTDADHGGKRKIYQYEYLIFARKPKGKVWRKKNAKS; this is encoded by the coding sequence ATGGTGAATTTAAGTTTTATAAAGGCAGAGAAAAATTGGTCATTTGCTGACGTTAATAGAAAGGAAACACTTTATGCAACACATGGTTATCATCGTTATCCCGCCAAGTTTATTCCTCAACTAGTCAGAAAAATAATCATCAGGTATTCTAATCCTGGAGATATTGTTCTCGATAGTTTCGGAGGATGTGGGACAACATTAGTAGAGTCAAAACTCAGTGGGCGTGAAAGTATCGGATTAGATGTTAATGAGGTTGCTGTTCTTATAGCTAAGGCAAAAACAATTGGAATAGCACCCCAATTTCTGGATGAAAGAAATACGTTGTTATTGGAAAGAATCGCTAACAAAAACGACACTACTAATTACTTTAAGAATGCAAACAAGCGGTTGCAATATTGGTTTAAGCCTAAGGAATTTAATAAGCTAAAGATCATTTACGACTGCATTCAGAAAGAACCTAACAACAGGACAAAGTTGTTTTACAATTGCTGTTTTTCAAACATACTAAAAAAATGCTCCATTTGGTATTCAAGGAGTATTAAACCCATGAGGGATTATTCTAAAAAGATAGCCGAACCGGTTTTTGCATTCACTAAACACCTTGATTACATGACTCGGAGGAATAAAGAATATGTTGAGCTGTTGCAAGTAAAGAAAGTTGAAAATGTTTCCTGCGACATGAAGAAGGGTGATGCTAGAAAAATAAATTTACCAGATGGATATGTCGATTTAATTGTTACTTCTCCGCCTTACGTTACTTCCTACGAATATGCTGAGTTACATCAGCTCTCAATATTATGGTTTAATTTCGCAGATGATATCAAAGATATTAAGAAAGATTTTGTGGGAACTTCTTCAAGACAAAGGGCAAAAAGGAATATTAATAGTACATTAGCAGAAGAAACAATAGAAAAACTAAGTAAAACTAACAAGAAGCTAGCAAAACATGTAAGTAATTATTATTATGATCTTTCGCGTTGTTATGGAGAGATGTACCGCGTTCTTAAAAAAGACAAGTATGTCTGCATTATAATGGGAGATACAGAATATGGGAAAATTAAGATACCTAATGCGGAAGTGACAATTGAGTTACTGAAGAATATAGGGTTCGAATTCAAGAAAGTTATTAAAAGAAAGTTGTCTTCAAAAATATTCACTCCTTACAGGGACAAATCAGGTAAATTTACTGATGCTGACCATGGGGGAAAGAGAAAAATTTATCAATATGAATACTTAATTTTTGCCAGGAAGCCTAAAGGTAAGGTGTGGAGGAAGAAAAATGCAAAATCCTAA
- a CDS encoding endonuclease — protein sequence RLGRSTSKEQYAFVYNTKTINLIPNSSYVAEDPDDVFEREPFIASFKSGNFDFTIVDNHIKPEDVEAELTHLKIEINKIYDGSSEKDVIVVGDMNADGSYFNENKLAVIFPEWAQMIGNTVDTTVGTADNTYDRMMARDTTANVEYTGNSGAFRWDAEYNVTDSAFIKKVSDHYPVYTEFRTDLSDDD from the coding sequence AAGGTTAGGCAGAAGCACGAGCAAAGAGCAGTATGCCTTTGTCTATAACACAAAAACAATAAATCTTATTCCAAATAGCAGTTATGTTGCAGAAGACCCTGACGATGTTTTTGAAAGAGAGCCGTTTATTGCTTCTTTTAAGAGTGGGAATTTTGATTTTACGATAGTTGATAATCACATCAAGCCTGAAGATGTAGAGGCAGAATTAACACACCTGAAAATAGAAATAAATAAAATCTATGATGGCTCTTCTGAAAAAGATGTTATAGTTGTCGGCGATATGAATGCAGACGGTTCTTACTTTAATGAGAACAAACTGGCTGTAATATTCCCGGAATGGGCACAGATGATTGGGAATACAGTAGATACAACAGTCGGAACTGCCGATAACACCTATGATAGAATGATGGCAAGAGATACGACTGCAAATGTCGAATATACAGGCAATTCAGGAGCATTCAGATGGGATGCTGAATATAACGTAACAGATTCTGCTTTTATCAAGAAAGTTTCAGATCATTATCCTGTATATACTGAATTTAGGACTGATTTGTCTGATGATGATTAG
- a CDS encoding ATP-binding protein: MQNPNIETVGHKTGEISVSLSYRIIELFSAGLYSSPNKAFEELVSNSYDAFATKVAVYVPRDKTLQNTMLWVCDNGESMNSDGLKWLWMIGETNKRLSNYDPKDRLPIGQFGIGKLATYVLANKLTYICKTNDKYRAVTMDFTKLDSSSTDGMKSTDIILDERELSEQEAKQVLDPLIEEQGRNLVGFNLWGKQAEKSWTFAIMSNLRAKAADIQEGRLQWILRTALPLSPKFNLFYNGEKLESSKIDVKPSKTWIIGKNDSIVKKFKEYSSGKTKGIPCVNLPNIKNIHGYVELYRDSLLKGKSEEWGRSHGIFLIVRERLINLDDPLIGMSAMTHGVFNRVRIIVHADELDSYITSPRESIKDSEPFKDLKRYIQRKFDEVREYYFNILKQEEKKSDAAYKVSRTPSSLARRPLLITAKKFFAGEIDNLFLTDIPNNLSKKQQEEFEKQLEEDLTSPKGIIKEVSWEVISPSAPVAKLDLSTGKVRINLIHPFFANFSEDVNSLLPFQLMAITEILTEASLIEIGIKQDQVREIMERRDQLLRDLTFNEKPNAPLVSQMIQASLSDSGALEDAVFSAFRSLGFETTPLGGKGKPDGVARAILGVRISGGKREDYSLVYDAKSTKKERIQAGTARISAAVRHRDNYKADYAVVVSIDFAGGEDQNCAVSQEAKKNKVTLIRAKDLATLVLIAAPQQICFLDFKDLLDKCYTVKDTSKWIEDVKKRKVKRGPIKELLETTYKLMKTDKEPPELSALRMKNKTLGKYSKEELRTLVESLKRLVPSMISLDLDVVSLQAPPDKILACINKALPTGLPKDINDAYIKAFEVKKKK, encoded by the coding sequence ATGCAAAATCCTAATATAGAAACAGTCGGTCATAAGACTGGTGAAATTTCTGTTAGTTTAAGTTACCGAATAATTGAACTTTTTTCTGCTGGCTTATATTCTAGCCCCAATAAAGCTTTCGAAGAGCTTGTTTCTAATTCCTACGACGCTTTTGCTACTAAAGTTGCAGTCTATGTGCCTCGTGACAAGACTCTGCAGAATACCATGCTGTGGGTGTGTGATAACGGGGAAAGCATGAATAGTGATGGATTAAAGTGGCTGTGGATGATAGGAGAAACCAATAAACGTTTGTCCAATTATGACCCAAAAGATAGACTCCCCATCGGACAATTTGGTATAGGCAAGCTGGCTACATATGTTTTGGCAAATAAGTTAACTTACATTTGTAAGACAAATGACAAATATCGTGCAGTGACAATGGATTTCACTAAATTGGATTCAAGTTCAACAGATGGGATGAAATCAACTGACATTATTCTTGATGAAAGGGAGCTTTCTGAGCAGGAAGCTAAACAAGTATTAGATCCACTGATAGAAGAGCAGGGTAGAAATTTGGTTGGCTTTAATTTGTGGGGGAAGCAAGCAGAAAAATCATGGACATTTGCGATTATGTCTAATCTTAGGGCCAAGGCTGCAGATATTCAAGAAGGGCGTCTTCAATGGATATTGCGAACGGCCTTGCCCTTGAGTCCGAAGTTTAATCTTTTCTATAATGGGGAAAAATTAGAATCTAGCAAAATAGATGTAAAACCATCAAAAACTTGGATTATTGGAAAGAATGACTCTATCGTAAAAAAATTTAAGGAATATTCTTCAGGAAAAACTAAAGGTATCCCCTGTGTCAATTTGCCCAATATTAAGAATATACATGGCTATGTGGAACTTTACAGAGACTCTTTATTGAAGGGAAAATCAGAAGAATGGGGTAGAAGTCATGGTATCTTTTTAATAGTTAGAGAGCGTCTTATCAATTTGGACGATCCATTAATTGGAATGTCAGCAATGACACATGGTGTTTTTAATAGAGTTAGAATTATTGTTCATGCTGACGAGCTAGATTCTTACATTACTTCCCCCAGAGAATCCATTAAGGATTCAGAGCCATTTAAGGATTTAAAAAGATATATTCAAAGGAAGTTCGACGAAGTCAGGGAGTATTATTTTAATATTCTTAAGCAAGAAGAAAAGAAATCTGATGCCGCCTATAAAGTATCTAGGACTCCTTCAAGTTTAGCCAGAAGGCCGTTACTTATTACTGCCAAAAAGTTTTTTGCAGGAGAAATTGATAATCTATTCTTAACAGATATCCCGAATAATTTATCAAAAAAACAGCAAGAAGAATTCGAAAAACAGCTGGAAGAAGATTTAACTAGCCCAAAAGGTATTATCAAAGAGGTTTCTTGGGAAGTTATTTCTCCCTCCGCTCCGGTTGCTAAACTAGATTTGAGCACGGGTAAGGTGAGAATTAATCTGATTCATCCATTTTTTGCTAACTTTAGCGAAGATGTTAATTCACTTCTACCTTTTCAGTTAATGGCAATTACAGAAATTCTTACCGAAGCATCACTTATTGAAATCGGCATTAAACAGGATCAAGTACGTGAAATAATGGAGCGAAGAGATCAGTTGCTTCGTGACTTGACATTTAACGAAAAGCCCAATGCTCCTCTTGTTTCTCAAATGATTCAAGCATCTTTATCCGATTCAGGTGCTTTAGAAGATGCAGTTTTTTCTGCTTTCCGCAGTTTAGGATTTGAAACAACACCTCTTGGAGGTAAGGGAAAACCTGATGGCGTTGCTAGAGCTATATTAGGAGTTAGGATCAGCGGTGGAAAACGAGAAGATTATTCTTTGGTTTATGACGCCAAAAGTACTAAAAAAGAAAGAATACAGGCCGGGACGGCACGCATTTCCGCGGCTGTCCGTCATCGCGATAATTATAAAGCTGATTACGCAGTCGTAGTCTCCATTGATTTTGCAGGTGGCGAGGATCAAAATTGCGCTGTATCCCAAGAAGCGAAAAAGAATAAAGTCACTTTAATCAGAGCAAAAGACTTAGCAACTTTAGTATTAATCGCAGCTCCTCAACAAATCTGCTTTTTAGATTTTAAAGATTTATTGGATAAGTGCTATACAGTAAAGGATACGTCAAAATGGATTGAGGATGTTAAGAAAAGAAAAGTTAAAAGAGGGCCAATCAAGGAACTCTTAGAGACTACATATAAATTAATGAAAACAGATAAAGAACCTCCTGAGCTCAGTGCCCTCAGGATGAAGAATAAAACATTAGGGAAATATTCTAAAGAAGAGTTAAGAACCCTTGTAGAAAGCCTAAAGAGACTTGTGCCTTCAATGATTTCTCTGGATTTAGATGTAGTCAGTTTACAGGCGCCTCCGGATAAAATTTTAGCATGTATTAATAAGGCATTACCGACAGGGCTTCCTAAAGATATTAATGATGCTTATATAAAAGCATTTGAAGTGAAGAAGAAAAAATAA
- a CDS encoding type I restriction-modification system subunit M translates to MLDIKTLETWLWNAACSIRGAVDAPKFKDYILPLIFVKRLSDVFEDEVKRLAEEFDDEKTALEIASKDHNLVRFFIPKGATWPEIRKQTTKIGEKLTDATRVIAKQNPKLQGVIDIVDFNATVSGERIIDDGKLSSLIEIISRHRIGLNDAEPDILGRAYEYLLRKFAEGQGQTAGEFYTPKEVGWIIAYILDPEQGQEVYDPACGSGGLLAKSQLALKEKKKKITKPLRLYGQEQNPITYAMAKMNMIIHDMEGDIMIGDTLRNPKLLKASKLKTFDLVVANPMWNQDGYTEEFYEADTFNRFENGYPPASSADWGWVQHMLASLNDNGKAAIVLDTGSVTRGSGNQGSNREKDIRQKFVDNDWIEAVLLLPENLFYNATGPGIILIINKNKPKERRGKIILINASLEFEKGRPKNFIPDDKIKKIAKAFHDWKSIDKFTKVITNEEAVKNEYNLSPSTYVGNNKEEEYRDVEEILVELAELEEDKTKTDKELNSIMKKIGYKGFLG, encoded by the coding sequence ATGCTAGACATAAAAACACTTGAAACATGGCTTTGGAATGCTGCTTGCAGTATTAGAGGGGCAGTTGACGCACCTAAATTTAAGGATTACATATTACCATTAATCTTTGTAAAAAGACTTTCTGATGTTTTTGAGGATGAAGTCAAAAGGCTTGCTGAGGAGTTTGATGATGAGAAAACAGCCTTGGAGATTGCCTCAAAAGACCACAACCTTGTAAGATTTTTCATTCCCAAAGGGGCAACATGGCCTGAGATAAGGAAACAGACAACAAAAATCGGGGAAAAGTTGACTGATGCCACTCGGGTAATTGCCAAACAAAATCCCAAATTGCAGGGTGTTATTGATATTGTTGATTTCAATGCAACTGTGAGTGGAGAAAGGATTATTGATGATGGGAAGTTAAGCTCACTTATAGAGATTATCAGCAGGCACAGGATAGGATTAAATGATGCAGAGCCTGACATTCTTGGAAGGGCCTACGAATATCTGCTTAGAAAATTTGCAGAAGGACAGGGGCAGACCGCAGGTGAATTCTACACTCCAAAAGAGGTTGGCTGGATAATTGCATATATTCTTGATCCTGAGCAAGGACAAGAGGTTTATGACCCTGCCTGCGGTTCAGGAGGCCTGCTTGCCAAATCACAACTTGCTCTTAAAGAGAAAAAGAAAAAGATTACAAAGCCGTTAAGATTGTACGGGCAGGAACAGAATCCCATTACTTATGCAATGGCTAAAATGAACATGATTATTCATGATATGGAAGGTGATATCATGATAGGAGACACTTTAAGGAATCCAAAACTTCTCAAGGCGAGCAAGCTGAAAACATTTGATTTGGTTGTTGCCAATCCGATGTGGAATCAGGATGGCTATACAGAAGAATTTTATGAGGCTGATACATTTAATCGCTTTGAGAATGGATATCCGCCTGCAAGCTCTGCTGACTGGGGCTGGGTTCAACATATGCTTGCATCTTTGAATGATAATGGCAAGGCTGCAATTGTCCTCGATACTGGCTCTGTTACGAGAGGTTCAGGAAATCAGGGAAGCAATCGCGAGAAGGATATAAGACAGAAGTTTGTTGATAATGACTGGATTGAAGCTGTTTTGTTATTGCCTGAAAATCTATTCTATAACGCTACTGGACCAGGCATTATTTTGATAATAAACAAAAACAAGCCAAAAGAGAGAAGAGGCAAGATAATATTAATCAACGCCTCTCTTGAATTCGAGAAAGGAAGGCCAAAGAATTTTATTCCTGATGACAAAATCAAGAAGATAGCAAAGGCTTTCCATGACTGGAAGAGCATAGACAAGTTCACAAAAGTAATCACAAATGAAGAGGCTGTGAAAAACGAATACAATCTCAGTCCTTCAACATATGTTGGCAACAATAAGGAAGAAGAATATCGTGATGTTGAGGAGATTCTTGTTGAGCTTGCTGAGCTTGAAGAAGATAAAACCAAAACAGACAAAGAACTGAATTCAATTATGAAGAAAATTGGCTATAAGGGGTTTTTGGGATAA
- a CDS encoding restriction endonuclease subunit S, with translation MKQTTNFKETEIGLIPSDWDVKEFKDCVDKESISRDIKIPRGKYNKAGKYSIIDQGAEFIAGYTDDKGKLYSGSLPVIVFGDHTRIFKFVDFPFSVGADGTKLIQPKDFLHPKYLFYYLSGLSIESKGYNRHYKYLKEKVIAYPLQKSEQQKIASVLSKVQQAIEQQDKIIQITKELKKSLMNKLFTEGLHGEEQKETEIGLIPKSWGVVKIQDCCEVVTGGTPRTEVKEYYEGGTIRWMKSGDISGGLIYEVKNRITELGLINSNAKPMPKGTIVIALSGRGKTRGTTSILMVECSCSQSVAGMIPDIEKIDSFYLHYFLSYIYNKLRNITGDKDRSGLNLGLVRQIKIAKPKDINEQKEIANILSNIDKKISQAEARRQALQSLFKTMLNQLMTGKVRVKNMDIEVN, from the coding sequence ATGAAACAAACAACAAATTTTAAAGAAACTGAGATAGGGCTGATTCCGAGCGATTGGGATGTTAAAGAGTTTAAGGATTGTGTTGATAAAGAGAGCATATCCCGAGATATAAAAATTCCCCGAGGAAAGTATAACAAGGCTGGAAAATATTCGATTATTGATCAGGGCGCTGAATTTATAGCGGGCTATACAGATGATAAAGGTAAATTATATTCTGGAAGTTTGCCAGTTATTGTTTTTGGAGATCATACCAGAATTTTTAAATTTGTAGATTTTCCGTTTTCTGTTGGTGCTGATGGTACAAAATTAATCCAGCCCAAAGATTTTCTACATCCCAAATATCTATTTTATTATTTAAGCGGATTATCTATTGAAAGCAAGGGCTACAATAGACATTATAAATATTTAAAAGAAAAGGTAATCGCTTACCCTTTACAAAAATCAGAACAACAAAAAATAGCCTCAGTACTTTCAAAAGTCCAGCAAGCCATTGAACAGCAGGATAAGATAATTCAGATAACAAAAGAGCTTAAGAAATCTCTGATGAATAAGCTTTTTACCGAGGGCTTGCATGGCGAGGAGCAGAAGGAAACTGAGATTGGGTTGATACCAAAGAGTTGGGGAGTTGTAAAAATTCAGGATTGTTGTGAAGTTGTTACAGGAGGAACGCCTAGAACAGAAGTTAAAGAATACTATGAAGGTGGAACTATAAGGTGGATGAAATCAGGTGATATTAGCGGGGGACTGATTTATGAAGTTAAAAATAGAATTACAGAACTAGGATTAATAAATTCTAATGCAAAACCAATGCCGAAAGGAACGATAGTTATAGCGTTATCTGGAAGAGGCAAGACGCGGGGAACAACTTCAATTTTAATGGTAGAGTGTTCGTGTAGTCAGTCAGTTGCAGGAATGATTCCGGATATAGAGAAGATAGATTCTTTTTATTTACATTACTTCCTGTCTTATATTTATAATAAACTTCGTAATATCACAGGTGATAAAGACAGGAGCGGATTAAATCTGGGATTGGTTAGGCAAATTAAAATAGCTAAACCGAAAGATATTAATGAACAAAAAGAAATCGCCAACATTCTCTCAAATATAGATAAAAAAATCTCTCAAGCAGAAGCCAGAAGACAAGCCCTTCAATCCCTTTTCAAAACCATGCTTAACCAACTCATGACAGGCAAGGTAAGGGTTAAAAATATGGATATCGAGGTTAATTAA